Proteins from a genomic interval of Clostridium scatologenes:
- the hcp gene encoding hydroxylamine reductase → MSMFCYQCQEAANCKGCTIKGVCGKTEDLAKSQDLLIYITKGISVFSTKARKLGVENKEVNKFIVESLFATITNANFDRNIFIERIKKGLQLREEIREQYIKAGGKLTETKENTSWLKKIFGLGGAKNEEELNLPEAAVWFADNVNAFDAKAEKVGVLATENEDIRSLRELLIYGLKGMAAYIKHANNLGYDDGNVHGFMQKALAATLDDSIAVDGLIALVLEAGKYGVDAMALLDKANTESYGNPEITKVNIGVGNKPGILISGHDLKDMEELLKQTEGTGVDVYTHSEMLPANYYPAFKKYKHFIGNYGNAWWKQTEEFESFNGPILMTTNCVVPPKNSYKDRMYTTGATGVPGVKHISDGKNGKAKDFSGIIAHAKKCQPPKEIEKGEIVGGFAHNQVLALADKVVEAVKTGAIKRFFVMAGCDGRAKSRSYYTDFAKKLPKDTVILTAGCAKYKYNKLDLGDIGGIPRVLDAGQCNDSYSLAVIALKLKEVFGLEDINELPISYNIAWYEQKAVIVLLALLHLGVKNIHLGPTLPAFLSPNVAKVLVENFGIGGITNVDDDMKMFLG, encoded by the coding sequence ATGAGTATGTTTTGTTATCAATGTCAAGAAGCAGCTAATTGCAAAGGTTGTACAATAAAAGGGGTATGTGGAAAGACAGAAGATTTAGCAAAGTCACAAGATTTATTAATATATATAACTAAAGGAATTTCAGTATTCAGTACAAAAGCAAGAAAATTAGGAGTAGAAAATAAAGAAGTAAATAAATTTATAGTAGAAAGCTTATTTGCAACTATAACTAATGCGAATTTTGACAGAAATATATTTATAGAAAGAATAAAAAAGGGATTACAATTAAGAGAAGAAATTAGAGAGCAATATATAAAAGCTGGTGGAAAACTTACTGAAACAAAAGAAAATACTTCATGGCTTAAAAAAATCTTTGGACTTGGTGGAGCAAAAAATGAAGAAGAGCTTAATCTACCAGAAGCAGCAGTATGGTTCGCTGATAATGTAAATGCTTTTGATGCAAAAGCAGAAAAAGTAGGTGTATTAGCTACTGAAAATGAAGATATAAGATCCCTAAGAGAACTTTTGATTTATGGATTAAAAGGTATGGCTGCATATATTAAGCATGCTAACAACTTAGGATATGATGATGGAAATGTTCATGGCTTTATGCAAAAAGCATTAGCTGCAACTTTGGATGATAGTATAGCAGTAGATGGATTAATAGCTTTAGTACTTGAAGCAGGTAAATATGGAGTGGATGCTATGGCATTACTTGATAAAGCAAATACTGAATCTTATGGAAATCCAGAAATAACAAAAGTTAATATAGGGGTTGGAAATAAACCTGGAATATTAATAAGTGGACATGATTTAAAAGATATGGAAGAATTATTAAAACAAACAGAAGGTACAGGGGTAGATGTATATACTCACAGTGAAATGCTTCCAGCAAATTATTACCCAGCATTTAAGAAATATAAACATTTCATAGGAAATTATGGAAACGCATGGTGGAAGCAAACTGAAGAATTTGAAAGCTTTAATGGTCCAATTCTAATGACTACAAATTGTGTTGTTCCTCCTAAGAATTCATATAAAGATAGAATGTATACTACTGGTGCAACAGGTGTTCCTGGAGTTAAACACATATCAGATGGAAAAAATGGAAAAGCAAAAGACTTTTCAGGTATAATTGCACATGCCAAAAAATGTCAACCGCCAAAGGAAATTGAAAAAGGAGAAATAGTTGGTGGATTTGCACACAATCAAGTTTTAGCTTTGGCTGACAAAGTTGTAGAAGCAGTTAAAACAGGAGCTATAAAAAGATTCTTTGTTATGGCAGGGTGTGATGGAAGAGCTAAGAGTAGAAGCTATTATACAGATTTTGCTAAGAAGCTTCCAAAAGATACAGTTATACTTACAGCAGGGTGTGCTAAATATAAATATAACAAGCTTGATTTAGGTGATATTGGAGGAATTCCAAGAGTATTAGATGCTGGACAATGTAATGACTCATATTCATTAGCAGTGATAGCACTTAAATTAAAAGAAGTATTTGGACTAGAAGATATTAATGAGCTTCCTATATCATATAATATAGCTTGGTATGAGCAAAAGGCTGTTATAGTGTTGTTGGCATTACTTCACTTAGGAGTTAAAAATATTCACTTAGGACCAACTTTGCCAGCATTCCTTTCACCAAATGTGGCTAAAGTTTTAGTAGAAAACTTTGGAATAGGTGGAATAACAAACGTAGATGACGATATGAAAATGTTTTTAGGATAA